A single region of the Synechococcus sp. HK05 genome encodes:
- the thrS gene encoding threonine--tRNA ligase: MSHVMAMAVQRLFPKAQVTIGPWTENGFYYDFDSPDPFTEADLKAIKKEMIKIINKKLPLERLEVSRAEAEAKIKAQNEPYKLEILVGIQEPITLYTLGEEWWDLCAGPHVANTSELNAKAFELESVAGAYWRGDENNAQLQRIYGTAWETPEQLAEYKRRQEEAKRRDHRRIGTDLDLFSIEDEAGAGLVFWHPRGARMRLLIENLWRELHFAAGYELLYTPHVADISLWKTSGHLDFYSESMFGPMQVDEREYQLKPMNCPFHVLTYASTLRSYRELPIRWAELGTVYRYERPGVMHGLMRVRGFTQDDAHVFCLPEQISDEILAILNLTEQILSTFDFRHYEINLSTRPEKSIGEDAVWELATQGLIEALDRKGWAYKIDEGGGAFYGPKIDLKIEDAIGRMWQCSTIQLDFNLPERFDLEYVAADGSRQRPIMIHRAIFGSLERFFGIMTENYAGDFPFWLAPEQIRLLPVTDEVRDYAAGVAAQLQAAGVRASIDHSGDRLGKLIRNGEQMKIPVLGVIGAKEAESGQISLRSRRDGDLGSVALADLVAAASRANQDRSAGLPLG; encoded by the coding sequence ATGAGCCACGTGATGGCCATGGCAGTACAGCGCCTGTTTCCGAAGGCGCAGGTGACGATCGGTCCATGGACCGAAAACGGCTTCTACTACGACTTCGACAGCCCCGATCCCTTCACCGAGGCCGATCTCAAGGCCATCAAGAAGGAGATGATCAAGATCATCAATAAGAAGCTGCCGCTCGAGCGCCTCGAGGTGAGCCGCGCTGAGGCGGAGGCCAAGATCAAGGCCCAGAACGAGCCCTACAAGCTGGAAATCCTGGTGGGGATCCAGGAGCCGATCACGCTCTACACCCTCGGTGAGGAGTGGTGGGATCTCTGCGCAGGCCCGCACGTGGCCAACACCAGTGAGCTCAACGCCAAAGCCTTCGAGCTCGAAAGCGTGGCCGGGGCCTACTGGCGCGGCGATGAAAACAACGCCCAGCTGCAGCGCATCTACGGCACCGCCTGGGAAACCCCCGAGCAGCTGGCCGAATACAAGCGCCGCCAGGAGGAAGCCAAGCGCCGCGACCACCGCCGCATCGGCACCGATCTCGATCTGTTCTCGATCGAAGATGAGGCCGGTGCAGGCCTGGTGTTCTGGCACCCCCGCGGCGCCCGCATGCGCCTGCTGATCGAAAACCTCTGGCGCGAACTGCACTTCGCCGCCGGCTACGAGCTGCTCTACACGCCGCACGTGGCCGATATCAGCCTCTGGAAAACCTCAGGCCACCTCGACTTCTACAGCGAGAGCATGTTTGGCCCGATGCAGGTGGACGAGCGGGAATACCAGCTCAAGCCGATGAACTGCCCGTTCCACGTGCTCACCTACGCCAGCACGTTGCGCAGCTATCGGGAACTGCCGATCCGCTGGGCTGAGCTGGGCACGGTGTACCGCTACGAGCGCCCGGGCGTGATGCACGGCCTGATGCGCGTACGCGGCTTCACCCAGGACGACGCCCACGTGTTCTGCCTGCCGGAGCAGATCTCCGACGAGATCCTTGCGATCCTGAATCTCACCGAGCAGATCCTCTCCACCTTCGATTTCCGCCACTACGAAATCAACCTCTCCACCCGGCCGGAGAAATCGATCGGCGAAGACGCCGTGTGGGAGTTGGCCACCCAAGGCCTGATCGAGGCTCTGGATAGGAAGGGATGGGCCTACAAAATCGATGAGGGTGGCGGCGCCTTCTACGGCCCCAAGATCGACCTGAAAATTGAAGATGCCATCGGCCGGATGTGGCAGTGCTCCACCATTCAGCTCGATTTCAACCTTCCAGAACGGTTTGATCTGGAGTACGTGGCCGCCGATGGCTCTAGGCAGCGGCCGATCATGATCCACCGCGCCATCTTCGGTTCGCTGGAGCGGTTCTTCGGGATCATGACCGAGAACTACGCCGGCGACTTCCCCTTCTGGCTGGCGCCCGAGCAGATCAGGCTGCTGCCGGTCACCGATGAGGTGCGCGATTACGCCGCCGGCGTTGCAGCCCAGCTTCAGGCCGCGGGGGTGCGCGCCAGCATCGACCACTCCGGCGATCGCCTCGGCAAGTTGATTCGCAACGGCGAGCAGATGAAAATCCCGGTGCTTGGGGTGATCGGCGCCAAAGAGGCCGAAAGCGGCCAGATCAGCCTGCGCAGCCGGCGTGACGGCGATCTGGGCAGTGTGGCCCTGGCTGATCTGGTGGCAGCAGCGAGCCGCGCCAATCAGGATCGGAGTGCAGGTCTGCCCCTGGGCTGA
- a CDS encoding DUF2605 family protein gives MDSSLPPPPAQPPGPDPDAEPAQLLDQLLQSLFDDFCFWFQRGLVLLELTPDHLLPAAEQQSLRLKLEEALQAIAATRALRAACTTPMAVDMDAMAPWHRLMMRVWNLSSMLRIAGVALPPDGRGDTEPQA, from the coding sequence ATGGACTCCTCCTTGCCGCCTCCCCCCGCTCAGCCACCTGGGCCCGATCCGGATGCAGAGCCGGCTCAGTTGCTGGATCAGCTGCTGCAGTCGTTGTTCGACGACTTCTGCTTTTGGTTTCAGCGTGGGTTGGTGTTGCTGGAGCTCACACCCGATCACCTGCTGCCTGCCGCTGAGCAGCAGTCGCTGCGCCTCAAGCTCGAGGAAGCGCTGCAGGCCATCGCGGCCACCCGCGCCCTGCGGGCGGCCTGCACCACGCCGATGGCTGTGGATATGGATGCCATGGCCCCCTGGCATCGCCTGATGATGCGGGTGTGGAACCTGTCGTCGATGTTGCGCATCGCCGGGGTGGCCTTGCCCCCCGATGGACGGGGCGACACCGAGCCTCAGGCCTGA
- a CDS encoding glycoside hydrolase family 104 protein — MSSAAANSTATYAITPQRRALLNTIRYAEGTWKQGPAGYRTLYGGGRFESLERHPEIVVVKRYTSAAAGAYQFLPTTWSEAASKLQLASFDPDNQDQAALYLVDRRGMLEHIDDQGLTREAMAVLAREWASFPTLAGRSAYGQPVKQADELQRFYSSNLKALADQA; from the coding sequence GTGAGCAGCGCCGCCGCCAACAGCACGGCCACTTACGCCATCACGCCGCAACGGCGCGCCCTGCTCAACACGATTCGCTACGCGGAGGGCACCTGGAAGCAGGGCCCTGCCGGCTACCGCACGCTGTACGGGGGCGGACGCTTCGAGAGCCTGGAACGGCATCCGGAGATCGTGGTGGTGAAGCGCTACACGAGTGCTGCGGCCGGCGCTTACCAATTCCTGCCCACCACCTGGAGCGAGGCCGCGAGCAAGTTGCAACTGGCGAGCTTTGATCCGGACAACCAGGACCAGGCGGCCCTCTATCTGGTTGACCGCCGCGGGATGCTCGAGCACATCGACGACCAGGGACTCACCCGGGAAGCCATGGCTGTGCTGGCGCGGGAATGGGCCTCATTCCCCACCCTCGCCGGACGCAGCGCCTATGGGCAGCCGGTGAAACAAGCTGATGAACTGCAGCGCTTTTACAGCAGCAACCTCAAAGCCCTGGCCGATCAGGCCTGA
- the trpS gene encoding tryptophan--tRNA ligase: protein MPRARVLSGVQPTGSLHLGNWLGAIRNWVDLQDSHDTFFCVVDLHAITVPHNPEQLAADTRSTAALYLACGIDPAKATVFVQSHVPAHSELCWLLNCVTPLNWLERMIQFKEKAVKQGDQVSVGLLDYPVLMAADILLYDADLVPVGEDQKQHLELARDIAQQRINARFAPKDAEGEPIPVLKVPEPLILKEGARVMSLTDGRSKMSKSDPNEGSRINLLDPPELITKKVKRAKTDPIMGLEFGNPERPETDNLLGLYALLSGKGREAAAAECASMGWGQFKPLLAETLVEALRPIQERYAALSSDAAELDRVLQQGSERANAVAEATLERTRQALGFLPRP from the coding sequence ATGCCAAGGGCCCGGGTTCTCTCAGGGGTTCAACCCACCGGATCACTGCACCTGGGCAACTGGCTCGGCGCCATCCGCAACTGGGTGGACCTGCAGGACAGCCACGACACGTTCTTTTGTGTGGTGGACCTGCATGCAATCACGGTTCCCCACAACCCGGAGCAACTGGCGGCCGATACCCGCAGTACGGCAGCCCTTTATCTGGCCTGCGGCATTGATCCCGCGAAGGCCACGGTGTTCGTGCAGAGCCATGTGCCGGCCCACAGCGAACTCTGCTGGCTGCTGAACTGCGTCACTCCGCTCAACTGGCTGGAGCGGATGATTCAGTTCAAGGAGAAAGCGGTGAAGCAGGGCGACCAGGTGTCGGTGGGCCTGCTGGATTACCCGGTGTTGATGGCCGCCGACATCCTTTTGTATGACGCCGACCTGGTGCCGGTGGGCGAAGACCAGAAGCAACATCTGGAGCTGGCCCGTGACATCGCCCAGCAACGGATCAACGCCCGCTTCGCCCCGAAGGATGCTGAAGGCGAACCGATCCCTGTGCTGAAGGTGCCCGAACCCCTGATTCTGAAAGAGGGGGCGCGGGTGATGAGCCTCACCGATGGCCGCAGCAAGATGAGCAAGAGCGATCCCAACGAGGGCTCGCGCATCAACCTGCTCGACCCGCCAGAGCTGATCACCAAAAAGGTGAAGCGGGCCAAAACCGATCCGATCATGGGGCTGGAATTCGGAAACCCCGAGCGGCCCGAAACCGACAACCTGCTGGGTCTCTACGCCCTGCTGAGCGGCAAAGGCCGCGAGGCTGCCGCCGCGGAATGCGCCTCCATGGGCTGGGGACAGTTCAAGCCCCTGCTCGCCGAAACACTGGTGGAAGCCTTGCGCCCCATCCAGGAGCGCTACGCCGCCCTGAGCAGCGATGCAGCAGAGCTGGATCGGGTGCTGCAGCAGGGCAGCGAGCGCGCCAACGCGGTGGCAGAAGCCACCCTGGAGCGCACGCGCCAAGCCCTGGGCTTCCTCCCGCGCCCCTGA
- a CDS encoding cation diffusion facilitator family transporter gives MGVASTGGAPSGSALQRDDNRRGVQRVLLIALAVNVSMTLLKLVIGLLSGSLAVLADAMHSATDGLSSLLGLITNGLSDPKPDRDHPYGHDKYEGLGALAIAGFILFTAFEILKTSVERIAAGLPPLRLDGQDLLLLLIVLGCNLLLAGYERSEGRRLGSQLLLADAKHTTSDIWTTVVVLLGLAGVLLLGVTWLDVAMAVPLCVLLVRACWQVLSSNLPWLVDQIAIAPEAIHEVAMTVPGVLNVHDIASRGVLGQRVFIELHMVVDANDLPTAHRITELVEEHLEARFGPVRCTIHLEPREYAIADITFRGAHG, from the coding sequence ATGGGAGTCGCCAGCACGGGCGGAGCGCCATCAGGCTCGGCGCTGCAGCGGGATGACAACCGCCGAGGGGTGCAGCGGGTGCTGCTCATCGCCCTGGCGGTGAATGTGTCGATGACCTTGCTGAAACTGGTGATCGGCCTGCTCAGCGGCTCCCTGGCGGTGCTGGCTGATGCCATGCACAGCGCCACCGACGGCCTGAGCAGCCTGCTGGGCCTGATCACCAATGGGCTCTCCGATCCCAAGCCGGATCGCGACCATCCCTACGGCCACGACAAATACGAAGGGCTAGGGGCCTTGGCCATTGCTGGCTTCATCCTGTTCACCGCCTTCGAAATTCTCAAAACCTCGGTGGAGCGCATCGCCGCAGGCCTGCCGCCCCTTCGATTGGATGGACAAGACCTGCTGCTCTTGTTGATCGTGCTGGGCTGCAACCTGTTGCTGGCCGGTTACGAGCGCAGCGAAGGCCGGCGACTGGGCAGCCAGCTGCTGCTGGCAGATGCCAAACACACCACCAGCGACATCTGGACAACGGTGGTGGTGCTGCTCGGCTTGGCGGGTGTGCTGCTGCTCGGCGTGACCTGGCTGGATGTGGCCATGGCGGTGCCGCTCTGTGTGCTGCTGGTGCGCGCCTGCTGGCAGGTGCTCTCCAGCAACCTGCCCTGGTTGGTGGACCAGATCGCCATCGCTCCAGAAGCCATCCATGAAGTGGCGATGACGGTGCCCGGCGTGCTCAACGTGCACGACATCGCCAGCCGCGGCGTGCTGGGTCAGCGGGTGTTCATTGAGTTGCACATGGTGGTGGATGCCAACGATCTGCCGACCGCCCACCGCATCACCGAACTGGTGGAAGAACATCTCGAAGCCCGCTTTGGCCCGGTGCGATGCACCATTCATCTCGAGCCGCGCGAGTACGCCATCGCCGACATCACCTTCCGCGGCGCCCATGGCTGA
- a CDS encoding YcjF family protein has protein sequence MLQPLRRFWPLAAGLGGGVILLESSRGTLSSLISLSAAAAGLWLLSGRLRPSGRALPTSVEGWLERCQAVLESFERLELESDPLAQQQRRDQLEQWRERQADPHLHLALVGSGGWSEALQVQLLQHCPSPVPLRVLRSQPLPPASAQWQWPEAFRRCDLVVYRLALPLSAADLRWLEALPQGQQVLLLVDRPAGDWGLALHQLQRQLPSHLNEQCWPWSPEAIDTCARDLQPLAAAVAALGPERLRQTQQRCLEDLHSSWQVALETLRRRHWQQLVQRTQWTVAAGVVVAPLPSLDLLVLAAANGLMLQEMARLWDCPWSLEQLQAAALHLAKACLALGVVEWSSQALAALVKLHGATWLVGGALQALSAAYLTRVVGRAMADYMALAAGVPEAELERLLQQQAPVLVARAAEEEKLDWTGFLQQAQQWLQQSGTQATHTTS, from the coding sequence TTGCTCCAGCCGTTGCGCCGCTTCTGGCCGCTGGCGGCCGGTTTGGGCGGTGGTGTGATCCTGTTGGAGAGCAGCCGCGGCACCCTCTCCTCGCTGATCAGCCTCAGTGCTGCAGCCGCTGGACTGTGGCTGCTCAGCGGTCGCTTACGGCCATCTGGCCGGGCCCTGCCCACCAGCGTGGAGGGATGGCTCGAGCGTTGCCAGGCCGTGTTGGAGAGTTTTGAGCGGCTCGAGCTGGAGAGCGATCCGCTGGCGCAGCAGCAGCGCCGGGACCAGCTGGAGCAGTGGCGTGAGCGCCAGGCCGACCCCCACCTGCACTTGGCGCTCGTGGGCAGCGGTGGCTGGAGCGAGGCGCTGCAGGTGCAGCTGCTCCAGCACTGCCCTTCGCCGGTGCCCCTGCGGGTGCTGCGCAGTCAGCCCCTCCCTCCGGCCAGTGCGCAGTGGCAGTGGCCCGAGGCGTTCCGCCGCTGCGATCTGGTGGTGTATCGCCTGGCCCTGCCGCTGTCGGCGGCGGACCTGCGTTGGCTCGAGGCGTTGCCCCAGGGCCAGCAGGTGCTGCTGTTGGTGGATCGGCCGGCTGGCGATTGGGGGCTGGCCTTGCATCAGCTCCAGCGCCAGCTCCCCAGCCACCTCAATGAGCAGTGCTGGCCCTGGTCGCCCGAGGCGATCGACACCTGCGCCCGTGATCTGCAACCACTCGCCGCTGCCGTGGCGGCTCTGGGCCCGGAGCGGTTGCGGCAGACCCAGCAGCGTTGTTTGGAAGACCTGCACAGCAGCTGGCAGGTGGCGCTGGAAACGCTGCGGCGCCGCCATTGGCAGCAGCTGGTGCAGCGCACCCAGTGGACAGTGGCCGCCGGGGTGGTGGTCGCCCCGCTTCCGAGCCTGGATCTGCTGGTGCTCGCTGCGGCCAATGGCCTGATGCTGCAGGAGATGGCTCGGTTGTGGGATTGCCCCTGGTCGCTGGAGCAACTGCAGGCCGCCGCGTTGCATCTGGCCAAGGCCTGTTTGGCCTTGGGGGTGGTGGAGTGGAGCAGCCAGGCCTTGGCTGCTCTCGTGAAGTTGCACGGAGCCACCTGGCTGGTGGGTGGCGCCCTGCAGGCCCTCAGCGCTGCCTATCTCACCCGTGTGGTGGGGCGCGCCATGGCCGACTACATGGCCCTGGCGGCCGGGGTGCCGGAGGCCGAGTTGGAGCGGCTGTTGCAGCAGCAGGCGCCGGTGTTGGTGGCCCGAGCAGCCGAGGAGGAAAAACTCGATTGGACAGGTTTCCTCCAACAGGCGCAGCAGTGGCTGCAACAGAGCGGCACCCAAGCAACTCACACAACTTCATGA
- the psbA gene encoding photosystem II q(b) protein produces the protein MTTALRSGRSSSWSQFCEWVTSTDNRIYVGWFGVLMIPCLLSATICFIVAFIAAPPVDIDGIREPVAGSFIYGNNIISGAVIPSSNAIGLHFYPIWEAASLDEWLYNGGPYQLVVFHFLLGISCYMGRQWELSYRLGMRPWICVAYSAPLSAAFAVFLIYPFGQGSFSDGMPLGISGTFNFMLVFQAEHNILMHPFHMLGVAGVFGGSLFSAMHGSLVTSSLVRETTETESQNYGYKFGQEEETYNIVAAHGYFGRLIFQYASFNNSRSLHFFLGAWPVVGIWFTSMGVSTMAFNLNGFNFNQSVLDSQGKVVNTWADVLNRANLGMEVMHERNAHNFPLDLAATQSIPVALTAPAIG, from the coding sequence ATGACCACTGCCCTTCGCAGCGGCCGCTCCAGCTCCTGGTCACAATTCTGTGAGTGGGTCACCAGCACCGACAACCGCATTTATGTGGGTTGGTTCGGTGTGCTGATGATTCCCTGCCTGCTGTCGGCCACCATCTGTTTCATCGTTGCCTTCATCGCCGCTCCGCCGGTGGACATCGATGGCATTCGTGAGCCCGTTGCCGGCTCGTTCATCTACGGCAACAACATCATTTCCGGCGCTGTGATCCCCAGCAGCAATGCCATCGGCCTGCACTTCTATCCCATCTGGGAAGCGGCTTCTCTCGATGAGTGGCTGTACAACGGCGGCCCCTACCAGCTGGTGGTGTTCCACTTCCTGCTGGGCATCTCCTGCTACATGGGTCGTCAGTGGGAGCTCTCCTACCGCCTGGGCATGCGCCCCTGGATCTGTGTGGCCTACAGCGCTCCGCTGTCGGCTGCCTTTGCGGTGTTCCTGATCTATCCCTTCGGTCAGGGCTCCTTCTCCGATGGCATGCCCCTCGGCATCAGCGGCACCTTCAATTTCATGTTGGTGTTCCAGGCTGAGCACAACATCCTGATGCACCCGTTCCACATGCTGGGTGTGGCCGGTGTGTTCGGCGGCAGCCTGTTCTCCGCCATGCATGGTTCGCTGGTGACCTCCTCCCTGGTGCGTGAAACCACCGAAACGGAGAGCCAGAACTACGGCTACAAGTTCGGCCAAGAGGAAGAGACCTACAACATCGTGGCTGCCCACGGTTACTTCGGTCGCCTGATCTTCCAATACGCCAGCTTCAACAACAGCCGCAGCCTGCATTTCTTCCTGGGTGCCTGGCCTGTGGTGGGCATCTGGTTCACCTCCATGGGCGTGAGCACCATGGCGTTCAACCTGAACGGCTTCAACTTCAACCAGTCAGTCCTGGATTCCCAGGGCAAGGTGGTCAACACCTGGGCTGACGTGCTCAACCGCGCCAACCTGGGCATGGAAGTGATGCACGAGCGCAACGCTCACAACTTCCCGCTGGATCTGGCTGCCACCCAGTCGATCCCCGTGGCTCTCACCGCTCCGGCGATCGGTTGA
- a CDS encoding alpha/beta family hydrolase: MPDAPSLDNPCLVDGPDAAPATLLLAHGAGAPMDSPFLQTIATGLAERGWQVLRFEFPYMAQARRLGQRRAPDRQPVLLQSWRDQVARAADHGPLFIGGKSMGGRMASLVLDELAAANPVLACLCFGYPFHPPGKPDALRIEHLQTLRHPCLVLQGERDTFGRRAEVEAYALSPAVQVQWIADGDHSFKPTKRSGFSESGNLQQAIAAADQFMTSCCRDRSGG, translated from the coding sequence ATGCCCGACGCCCCTTCCCTCGACAATCCCTGCCTGGTGGACGGGCCGGATGCGGCTCCCGCCACGCTGCTGCTTGCCCATGGCGCTGGCGCGCCCATGGACAGCCCCTTCTTGCAGACCATCGCCACCGGCTTGGCCGAGCGGGGCTGGCAGGTGCTGCGCTTTGAATTTCCCTATATGGCCCAGGCTCGCCGCCTCGGCCAGCGCCGCGCTCCCGACAGGCAACCCGTTCTGCTGCAGAGCTGGCGCGATCAGGTGGCTCGTGCGGCGGACCATGGACCCCTGTTCATCGGCGGTAAATCCATGGGCGGGCGCATGGCCAGCCTGGTGCTCGATGAGCTGGCGGCGGCGAATCCGGTGTTGGCTTGCCTGTGCTTTGGCTATCCCTTTCATCCCCCGGGGAAGCCAGATGCGCTCCGGATCGAGCATCTGCAAACCCTGCGGCATCCCTGCCTGGTGCTGCAGGGGGAGCGCGACACCTTTGGGCGACGCGCGGAGGTGGAGGCTTATGCGTTGAGCCCAGCCGTTCAAGTGCAGTGGATCGCCGATGGCGACCACAGCTTTAAACCCACGAAGCGCTCTGGTTTCAGCGAGAGCGGCAATCTGCAGCAGGCCATCGCTGCCGCCGATCAGTTCATGACTTCGTGTTGTCGAGATCGCTCGGGCGGCTGA
- a CDS encoding SDR family oxidoreductase: MSRTIAVSGASGKTGWRIAEELLRAGDQPRLLLQEHSQVPEALRDCPVVRLRLSDRTALDAALQGCHGLVIATGARPSVDLSGPMRVDAWGVQHQVESCQRLGIRRVVLVSSLCAGRWRHPLNLFGLILVWKRVGERSLERSGLDWTVIRPGGLSEREADLEQEGIRYSPADQQDSASIPRRLVARCCVEALATPASIGRIIEVTSSADLQPISLANALEAFPQVA; the protein is encoded by the coding sequence ATGTCTCGCACGATTGCCGTGAGTGGAGCCTCGGGCAAAACCGGATGGCGCATTGCCGAGGAGCTACTGCGCGCTGGGGATCAACCGCGGTTGCTGCTGCAGGAGCACTCGCAGGTGCCGGAAGCACTGCGGGATTGTCCGGTGGTTCGGCTGCGCTTGAGCGATCGAACAGCTCTCGATGCAGCTCTTCAGGGCTGCCACGGCTTGGTGATCGCCACGGGTGCTCGACCCTCGGTGGATCTCAGCGGGCCGATGCGGGTGGATGCCTGGGGCGTGCAGCATCAAGTGGAGAGCTGCCAGCGCCTGGGCATCCGGCGGGTGGTGCTGGTGAGCTCCCTGTGTGCAGGCCGCTGGCGCCATCCGCTCAACCTGTTCGGCTTGATCCTGGTGTGGAAGCGGGTGGGGGAGCGCAGCCTTGAGCGCAGCGGGCTGGATTGGACTGTGATCCGACCCGGAGGCCTATCCGAACGGGAGGCGGATCTGGAGCAGGAGGGCATTCGCTACAGCCCAGCGGACCAGCAGGACAGCGCCTCGATTCCGCGGCGACTGGTGGCGCGCTGCTGCGTGGAGGCGCTGGCCACGCCGGCCTCGATCGGCCGGATCATTGAAGTGACCAGCTCGGCTGACCTGCAGCCCATCAGCCTGGCCAACGCGCTGGAGGCCTTCCCGCAAGTCGCCTAG
- a CDS encoding glycosyltransferase family 2 protein has product MKTTLLLPLVLVGLAVAACLGLLILLAGLQRVFAVAPRLSVVPADQQGPAVSLTVVIPAYNEAATIEACVSHVLASAAPCASWQLVVVDDDSTDATASLAAAAAAASGCPPERWRVLQAGPRPAGQRWVGKNWACTQAAEQTQSDWLLFIDADVRLQPDALRRALVQAQHDQADLLSLAPRLGCSCLAEWMVQPIMASLLGLGFPIQAANDPASPVAFAAGPFMLFRRSAYAEIGGHRALAAEVVEDLALARRIKAQGLRLRYLLGLDVAELNMYPNFAALWEGWSKNWFLGLDSSVPKALAAAGVVVLMFSGPWLLLGAGLLLRWWMPLQGSWWLGVVMLSGSGVLLQLALRLWSRRQFQVPLRLWWLMGAGGLVVGALGPTSVWRTLTGRGWTWKGRSLA; this is encoded by the coding sequence CTGAAAACCACTCTTCTGCTTCCGCTTGTGCTGGTGGGCTTGGCCGTAGCCGCCTGCCTTGGTCTGTTGATCCTGTTGGCTGGGCTCCAGCGCGTGTTTGCGGTGGCTCCGCGTTTGTCTGTGGTGCCCGCTGATCAGCAAGGACCTGCCGTGTCACTCACGGTGGTGATCCCGGCCTACAACGAGGCCGCCACGATCGAGGCTTGCGTGAGCCATGTGCTGGCCAGTGCAGCGCCGTGTGCCTCCTGGCAGCTCGTGGTGGTCGACGACGATTCCACGGATGCGACGGCCTCCCTCGCGGCAGCCGCAGCTGCTGCCAGCGGTTGCCCGCCGGAGCGATGGCGTGTGCTGCAGGCCGGGCCCAGGCCGGCCGGTCAACGCTGGGTGGGTAAGAACTGGGCCTGCACCCAGGCCGCCGAGCAGACCCAGAGCGACTGGCTGCTGTTCATCGATGCTGACGTGCGCTTGCAGCCGGATGCTTTGCGGCGCGCCCTGGTGCAGGCCCAGCACGACCAGGCGGATCTGCTGAGCCTGGCGCCGCGGCTGGGATGCAGCTGTTTGGCCGAATGGATGGTGCAGCCGATCATGGCCAGCCTGCTGGGCCTGGGTTTTCCGATTCAGGCCGCCAACGATCCGGCCAGCCCGGTGGCGTTTGCCGCCGGGCCGTTCATGTTGTTCCGCCGCTCGGCTTACGCGGAGATCGGCGGGCATCGCGCCCTCGCCGCAGAGGTGGTGGAGGATCTGGCCCTGGCACGCCGAATCAAAGCGCAGGGTCTCAGGCTGCGTTATCTGCTCGGGCTCGATGTGGCTGAGCTCAACATGTATCCCAACTTCGCTGCTCTCTGGGAGGGCTGGAGCAAAAACTGGTTCCTCGGGCTGGATTCCAGCGTTCCAAAAGCCTTAGCTGCTGCCGGCGTGGTGGTGTTGATGTTCAGCGGGCCGTGGTTGTTGCTCGGCGCTGGCTTGTTGCTGCGTTGGTGGATGCCGCTGCAGGGCAGCTGGTGGCTTGGTGTGGTGATGCTTTCGGGATCTGGCGTACTTCTGCAGCTAGCCCTGCGTCTGTGGAGCCGGCGCCAGTTTCAGGTGCCGCTCCGGCTGTGGTGGTTGATGGGGGCCGGCGGCCTGGTGGTGGGTGCCCTGGGTCCCACATCGGTGTGGCGCACTCTCACGGGCCGCGGCTGGACCTGGAAAGGACGATCCCTCGCTTGA
- a CDS encoding metal ABC transporter substrate-binding protein, with amino-acid sequence MVGCSTPAPRSPTAEPGAAQKPVVLATFTVLADMARQVAGDRLEVRSITKPGAEIHGYEPTPSDLEAAQGANLIVENGLGLERWAARFVAASGQATTLTLSQGLEPLLIEGDVYAGKPNPHAWMSPKRAEHYVDRLVEGFSQLDPAGAPGFRDRGLAYKQKLRALDAELRSALAGVPPSQRLLVTCEGAFSYLARDYGLDEAYLWPVNAETQVTPRRLVRLINTVKQRQVPAVFCESTVSAEAQREVARATGAQFGGTFYVDSLSGSGGPAPSLLALQRHNVNLIVQGLSRPPAARPAP; translated from the coding sequence TTGGTGGGTTGCTCAACGCCCGCTCCGCGATCCCCGACGGCTGAGCCTGGTGCAGCTCAAAAGCCCGTGGTGCTCGCCACCTTCACGGTGCTGGCCGACATGGCCCGGCAGGTGGCCGGTGATCGCCTGGAGGTGCGCTCGATCACCAAGCCTGGCGCTGAGATCCATGGCTATGAGCCCACCCCCAGCGATCTTGAGGCGGCTCAGGGCGCCAATTTGATCGTGGAAAACGGTTTGGGTCTGGAGCGCTGGGCCGCCCGCTTCGTGGCCGCCTCCGGACAGGCCACAACCCTCACCCTCAGCCAGGGGTTGGAGCCGTTGTTGATCGAAGGGGATGTGTATGCCGGCAAGCCGAACCCCCACGCCTGGATGTCGCCCAAGCGGGCTGAGCACTACGTGGATCGGCTGGTGGAGGGCTTCAGTCAGTTGGATCCCGCCGGTGCTCCTGGTTTTCGGGACCGGGGGCTGGCCTACAAGCAAAAGCTCCGCGCCCTCGATGCCGAGCTGCGATCGGCCTTGGCCGGTGTGCCCCCCAGTCAGCGGCTGTTGGTCACCTGTGAAGGCGCCTTCAGTTACCTCGCCCGCGACTACGGCCTCGATGAGGCGTATCTCTGGCCGGTGAATGCTGAAACCCAGGTCACCCCGCGGCGATTGGTCCGCCTGATCAACACGGTGAAGCAGCGGCAGGTGCCCGCCGTGTTTTGCGAGAGCACCGTGAGCGCTGAGGCGCAGCGCGAAGTGGCCAGGGCTACGGGCGCCCAATTCGGGGGTACCTTCTACGTGGACTCCCTCTCGGGGAGCGGCGGCCCAGCCCCCAGCCTTCTGGCTTTGCAACGCCACAACGTGAACTTGATCGTGCAAGGTCTGAGCCGACCGCCTGCCGCGAGGCCAGCGCCATGA